In Chanodichthys erythropterus isolate Z2021 chromosome 7, ASM2448905v1, whole genome shotgun sequence, a genomic segment contains:
- the LOC137023147 gene encoding uncharacterized protein, producing the protein MESESEKLQLEIKGALYQLTVGQLTKICNALQISGPEEKHVTGKSRSQLISFITKHLEQEELTDLEDEGMSVLLNVQDIIDTIQKENPNQTDEQEKMQKEVEALRLSLEEKENAMQDLIKKNKNPSSYITKSLAPPDSSMWRKDFKIAGQIGEPGQKDKLTFSSLARQIESGLSKGYPESDIIDAVIRAITPGLQLRSYLEGKENLTLPALRRILRSHYQERGATDLYKQLTSEVQSSKESPQNFLVRAMHLRQKILFASQEAESSLKYDPALVQSLFMHTVLTGLQNDNIKSDLQPYLSQTNTSDELLLERVNIACANEKERQDKKKHSGPSRVTNVSTVQSSEVAVGKKRTSQQSTPPLPPDLLCEIKEMRADMVLLKDLKAEVSQIMETIRKTTPPQYPSPSTGCHKLPASCPMVPTPQSPPYRIESDAMPYYHQQQPTATGEYRPTFGPGRMGETTQFQQRFAPQRYYPARRPQHRCSRWLWVH; encoded by the exons ATGGAGTCTGAATCAGAGAAGCTTCAGCTGGAAATTAAAGGAGCGTTATATCAATTGACTGTAGGACAATTAACTAAAATATGCAATGCACTTCAGATCTCGGGGCCTGAAGAGAAACATGTGACTGGTAAAAGTCGCAGTCAGCTGATTTCCTTTATCACTAAACACCTTGAACAGGAAGAACTAACTGACCTAGAGGATGAGGGCATGTCAGTACTTCTTAATGTTCAGGACATAATTGATAcaatacaaaaagaaaatccaaaTCAAACTgatgaacaagaaaaaatgcagaaagaggTTGAGGCACTCAGGCTGTCATTAGAAGAGAAAGAGAATGCAATGCAGGActtaataaagaaaaacaagaaccCTTCTTCATACATCACAAAGAGTCTAGCACCACCAGATAGTTCCATGTGGCGCAAAGATTTCAAAATAGCAGGCCAAATAGGTGAACCAGGACAGAAGGATAAGCTAACCTTTTCTAGCCTGGCCAGGCAGATTGAAAGTGGGCTTAGCAAAGGCTATCCAGAATCTGATATCATCGACGCTGTAATTCGCGCAATCACCCCAGGCCTACAGTTACGGAGTTACCTTGAAGGGAAAGAAAACCTTACACTGCCTGCCCTTCGTAGAATACTCAGGTCACACTACCAAGAAAGAGGTGCCACAGACTTATACAAACAGCTCACTTCTGAGGTTCAAAGTAGTAAAGAGTCCCCTCAAAACTTTCTGGTGAGAGCAATGCACCTGAGGCAGAAAATACTGTTTGCCTCTCAGGAAGCTGAGTCAAGTTTAAAGTACGACCCAGCTTTAGTGCAAAGTCTATTTATGCATACTGTCCTGACTGGCCTTCAGAACGACAATATTAAAAGTGACCTACAGCCTTACCTCTCGCAGACTAACACCTCCGATGAGCTCCTGCTGGAGAGAGTCAATATTGCCTGCGCCAATGAAAAAGAGAGACAGGACAAAAAGAAACACAGTGGCCCATCACGAGTCactaatgtgagtacagtacagtccagtGAGGTTGCGGTGGGAAAAAAACGCACCAGCCAGCAAAGCACACCCCCTCTACCCCCTGATTTATTATGTGAAATCAAAGAAATGCGCGCTGACATGGTACTGTTGAAAGACCTGAAAGCTGAAGTTTCCCAAATCATGGAAACTATACGAAAAACCACCCCCCCACAGTATCCCTCACCAAGCACGGGATGCCATAAATTGCCTGCCTCATGCCCAATGGTTCCAACTCCACAGTCCCCTCCTTATAGGATTGAATCCGATGCCATGCCCTATTACCACCAGCAACAACCAACAGCGACAGGGGAGTACCGACCAACATTTGGCCCAGGACGGATGGGAGAGACAACGCAGTTCCAGCAGAGATTTGCGCCGCAGCGATATTATCCAGCACGCCGCCCTCAACATAG ATGCTCTCGCTGGCTCTGGGTTCACTGA